A window of Belonocnema kinseyi isolate 2016_QV_RU_SX_M_011 chromosome 9, B_treatae_v1, whole genome shotgun sequence contains these coding sequences:
- the LOC117180530 gene encoding ionotropic receptor 75a-like produces MTVALRKNNSYIMYDVYNHSYRHGGKINVTYMGSWNKKNGLEISLNQYKYKRRADFHGLSLNFSVAYTSTPIPDLETYMTTSVNPDRDSLSRFHYALVQQLKDMYNFTIHMTKAKTWGYIVNGSFNGILGDMLNGIVDISAAPFLYSLERIDVCEWTVQTYFARPVLMFRHPKKNAIHIVFLKPFSKEVWWAIMIFGIIYWTILLCMLKIEIKTKSQSRMRSLRSTPIPGAAFIVCGALTQQGSCEVPRFCSSRILFLSLYVWGLLTYQFYSASIVGSLLAESPHFINTVHDLLATNMEVGIEDVGYNHNFLRTPPDDRCRALKKRVQENTKKGKTTFLNGTEGIRRMQKGDFAFLVDVATAYRIIEETFADNEICDLVEIQAYDASDLGLVTSKHSPFKKMVIYGLRQTVTSGIAKRHRTIWHHRKPNCPPGHSSLPAPVQFPEFSPAIFLLLAGLSLSLITFLTEKLIKHSFPHRLANLKELEKGSLSSIFE; encoded by the exons ATGACAGTAGCTCTTCGTAAAAACAATTCTTATATAATGTACGACGTTTATAATCATAGTTATCGTCACGGAGGAAAAATTAATGTAACTTACATGGGTTCTTGGAATAAAAAGAATGGATTAGAAATATCGTTAAATCAATATAAGTATAAACGACGTGCAGATTTTCATGGTCTCTCACTTAATTTTTCAGTAGCT taCACTTCGACACCAATACCGGATTTGGAAACATATATGACAACATCAGTTAATCCAGATCGTGATTCTTTAAGTCGTTTTCATTACGCCTTAGTACAACAATTAAAGGATATGTATAATTTCac tattCACATGACCAAAGCAAAAACATGGGGATACATAGTAAATGGCAGTTTTAATGGAATATTAGGAGACATGTTGAATGGAATTGTGGATATTAGTGCAGCACCTTTTCTTTACAGTCTGGAAAGAATAGACGTTTGTGAATGGACAGTTCAAACTTATTTCGCCAG ACCAGTCCTTATGTTTCGCCATCCTAAGAAAAATGCGATACACATTGTGTTTCTAAAACCTTTCTCAAAAGAAGTGTGGTGGGCAATTATGATTTTTGGCATAATTTATTGGACAATATTATTATGTATgctgaaaatagaaattaaaactaaGTCTCAATCTAGAATGAGAAGTTTGAGATCCACTCCCATCCCAGGGGCAGCATTTATCGTTTGTGGAGCTCTGACTCAACAGG gatcgTGTGAAGTTCCTCGTTTCTGTTCTAGTCGCATTTTGTTTCTTTCTCTGTATGTTTGGGGTCTTCTTACTTATCAATTTTACTCAGCTAGTATTGTCGGCTCTCTTCTTGCAGAATCACCTCATTTCATCAATACTGTGCACGATTTGCTAGCAACCAATATGGAAGTTGGTATTGAAGATGTTGGGTATAATCACAACTTTTTGAGA ACACCTCCAGATGACAGAtgtagagctttaaaaaaaagagtgcaAGAGAATACAAAAAAAGGGAAGACCACCTTTTTAAACGGCACGGAAGGAATCCGTAGAATGCAAAAAGGCGATTTTGCATTTCTTGTTGATGTTGCTACTGCTTACAGAATTATAGAG gaAACGTTTGCAGATAATGAGATATGCGACCTTGTGGAAATTCAAGCTTATGATGCTTCGGATCTTGGCTTAGTCACAAGCAAGCATTCTcctttcaagaaaatggttatcTATGG CTTGAGACAAACTGTGACAAGTGGTATAGCAAAACGTCATCGAACAATCTGGCATCATAGGAAACCGAATTGTCCACCTGGTCATAGTTCACTCCCAGCTCCAGTGCAATTTCCAGAATTTAGTCCAGCTATCTTTTTACTACTTGCAGGCCTTAGTTTGTCTTTGATAACGTTTCTGacagaaaaattgataaaacattCATTTCCACACCGACTTGCAAATCTTAAGGAATTGGAAAAAGGAAGCCTCTCTTCGATTTTTg